The Gossypium raimondii isolate GPD5lz chromosome 2, ASM2569854v1, whole genome shotgun sequence genome segment TTTAGTTCCTTCTAATCATAtatcgaatatatatatgtgtgatatttaaaaaaatctgatATTTTAAAAGCTAGAAACACAATATTTGcaagaaatcaagaaaaaagaataacGATAAGAAAACCAATTTTTAATGCTTTGAAATTACATCAACATTGCGGAGAAATAAAATTCTGTATCAgataaagagagaaaaaaagaagaaaaaagattgATGGGTATCACAGTATTTTTTGAGGCAGATCTGCCTATCAGAAGGCCCACCACATGAAGGCAATTAAGAAGTTTCAAACCTACCAAAATACGCATATCAAATTTCTAGTTCAATCCTCAACCTTCACCATTAATTCAAGTTGCAGAAAAATCCAATATCCACCACTCCAATAAACATCTTCAGAAACCCCATAAATCAAAGGGAAATGAATCTCTATTTGTATATCTTcctaaacaaaaaatatttctttaaagGTCAAAGAAATTGTTGAAAAGGTCTATTGATGGAGTAGTAGGAGACGGTATGGAAAAAGGCGAAATATTAAAGCTTGAAGGACTAGGCATGAAACTACCTTCTATGAAATTCCTATTCCCATGAAGAACCGGGCTCAAATCATGGAAGAAACCGGTTGAGTTTGGATCAGACGGTGGTGAGAAGAAGTTTGGTGATATCCGAGGCAGTGAGGTTGGCCCAGGAGACAAAATCCCTGGAAACAAACTTATCCTTTCAACTCCAGGATTCATCTCTATGCCTTGTACAAATCCATAgttttcttcataaatttgttGTCGTTTCACTTCTGCAGGTGGCTTGGTTTTCTCTATTGTAGCAAACCTTGCTGCTGGTGAGATCGCACCACTGGTAGTATCACTGAATATTGGGTGATCGGATGTTGATGGCGGAAGCGTTGAAGATCCCGAAGACGATGATGATGTTGATCCTGTAAGGCGTTGCACTAGGTTCATGAAGTCGCTAGGGTTAGTATGGATCACCTTTGGTGACACAGTGTAGATGATTACGGGAGGCCTTATCTGGAttggttgttgttgttgttgctgctgcAGCAGTGGTTGTGGTGCCAATGGAGGTTTCTTGATCTTGTACGAGTCTTTACGGACCTTCAAAGGAGCCGGCCGAGGTCCTTGAAGTTCTTTTCTAGGTGATCTACTTGTAGGAAAATCTGATGAATCcatgttgaattttgaaaccaAGTAGGGAGAATACAAGGAAAGTTAAGAGGACAAAAATGCCGGCAGATGGAGGAAAAAATTAATAgcattattattgtattttccAGCAATGAACAAAAGGGGGACAACAAGTATTTAAAGAGAGCAAGTCAAGCGAAATAAAAGCGTATAATTTAATGTGGGAAGAAAATGATTTAGTAAACTTTGGCTATATGTATAGTATATTTTAGGGAAAAATGATGACTGGGTTCGTGATTtatgaatgtttgaaattgtccaagtgtttttttttcttttttattgagTGGACGGCGTCATTGCCCCTTCGGCCAGAGCAATGGTGACGTAGCTGGTACAATGTATgcttatttgtaattttttaaataaatttatgaacaaCATCATAAATAAATGTagttcattttatattttttatagattttcaaatcaactatttaaaataataaatatgaaattataaattaagaaagTAAAAGTAATAAATGTCTCTTCTAAATTTAGAGATACATGAATGAGTATTTTAttctttagaaataatttaaatgcaaattataatttttaaaaaattatttcgcTATCATATACATTCTTTTAAGTCCATAATTTCGTTATAAGATTATATCTAATTTCATTTGTATTCTTTTGTACTTATGTTaagtttgtatattttatatgtgaaattcaCTGTACTTAACTACATATTTATtgtattgaattttaatataaatagtaatgATTATGTGTTATTTTGCTAatgattttatgtaaatttaactaattcatatgttgatatattttaaggtaaattatattagaagtgattttaaaatagtgttgtttctattttaattatttttattaatttagtcactattgttaaaaaattaatccaaaTGGTCACTCAATCGTTAAACTCTTACCTTAATAGATTATTGACAGTACCtgtttaaagaaaagaaaattattcttttaaccctttaaaatttataaaatttcaattaacacCATTGTTGTAcccacaaaattttaaatttttatgcttagGCAAAGGAAAAGATAGCGATTTACCATAACTTCGCCCTCTATGATATTATCACTATCTCTACTCCATTATCTCTCACCTAAACAAGAAAATTCTGTCAAGGTTTTCGTTTTAAAGAAAAGTAGAGGTAAAGCAAATTGGGAAAACATATTATTTGGGTGGCTTGGCATGACATTGAActcaattatattttgtttttttcttggtttatttattttattcactaCTATGATTTATGTCTGCCTTGTAATTTCTATGATTGTTTCTTTGCGTTATTTTTTTGAGGTTTTTATTCAGGAACACACACCCTTGAAGGGAGGTAATGCATGAATTTTTGGCAGAGGCACAAAGCATTAGATAGGATTTACTTGTGTTTTCATATAGCATGAATTGTATAATTGCTTTGTGAATTCGGTTGATGATGTTCCAATatcgatttgagatttcgtgtaagaccatagttaggctattggcatcgatttgagatttcatgtaagaccatagctaggctattgtcatcgatttgagattttgtgtaagaccatagctaggctattggcatcgatttgagatttcgtgtaagaccatagctgggctattggcatcgatatgagatttctatgtaagaccatgtctggctAATGACATTGGTACGATACATTATGTACGAGTTTTCCCAAGTATCCTTAGtgttccaagtggttcaacaggTAATCCAAAGATTATGTCAAAGAAAAGACAAGCTATGATCATGTTGAAAGGGTACAGGTATGTACGAAAAATTCATAAGTAATGAACTCGATGTATATTGGACATTTTGGCAAGAATGTAAATGAGTAAGTCATAATTATGAGAATGATCTTGTGATGACCTTGTGTGATTATAGGTCTATACTTATGAAGTAtaaatatgtggtaaatttgattgatgattGTGTGAGGCTTTTAGGCCAACTTAAATTAAGACATGATATGTTTAAGTCTTTGTTGTTGATGTATAGGTGAAATTGGCCAATGAATGGCATGTGAATAaatgataatgattagctattggaATGGCTAGTTATGGATATGCTTTGGTGTTATGTGTGtcgaaataagtgttaatacaAAGAAggcatgaaagagtaaaatttgtaataaaatagttttagacagcagcagttgtataaatttgaaaaatcaccaaaaattgtgggaatccCATTTGAGGTTGAATAAGTCATGAAATCAAAGCTTATTTAGTCTATCTTCACATAGAATAAACGGTGTAAGGAAAAGAATcgcatattatgagatatttgaatttttgtaagataaagtcagaatgatttcggaatcctctattttgaatttggaaaatcattaaaaattatataaaaataattatgagttataatttaaatgattaaaattcttaatgagtatatttttaagagaaagtaacgggaacatcatccgaatcttGTACTAAGAGATGattaatttttagagaagaaaGGTCAGAACTATCAAACAGCAGAACAGAGACGACTTTGAAGAATTAACTGtgcttattggctaaaccaaaaattttaaaaattttatggtaagaagatatgtgagtctattttcaggaaaatcaagcagatcttaatttggagttctgtagcgcaagatataaataatttagtgactattacTCGAGTAGACAGCTTGATGTGaacatgagtaaatagtggaactatgtgcaattatgattgtattatcttgagaacgtattgtgaggattggtaaaagcatgttaaaatatttttattatttacataccaacttactaagctatatagcttaccccctttctttctttttcctatagtgtcatagatagtgggtcacagttttcttcctttttaaCTTTCGTTTCTATTACGAAATTTGTAGAAATTTGGTCATGTTCCTTTATAACATTGGttcatttttgggtttttcttaGGATCAAAAGTTGTCTTTATTTAGACTTGTTTTTCATACCTGTTTAGAATGATCGGACAACAAAGTGTTATTGTAATCAACATTTGATTACGAACATGCGtcatttggtattagagctaaATTTCTATTCATGTatcatattttgatttttgatattcataaaaaattttaaaaaagagttaaaaaatatatattctatagcaaagaaaaaagataagaggcgaaagtaaaaaaaattgaagtgagcaaaaaaaaaaacatagtttaaaaaaagtacaaaagtaaagaaaattttcaagtgTGTTGTTTTGATATCATTTAACATCGGATTGTGAGTTTTTTAGTCAAAGTTTCATGCCCCAAGTCTGGCGGATCTGAGAATATGGCGTAGAGTTGTaaagttatatgtttagcaTAAGTGTAATTCGCTATGTTACAACCTTTTGGCGAATTGGAATATGACGTATAGTACTTGTTGTAGAGGTAAATAAAGGTTTTAGGTTATTTTGTTATCTAAGATAAGGATATATCAAGCCACTAAGAAGGACAAATTTTGGATTCAAGTGACACTTGTTATGTTCCACTAAGTGGAAATTGGGTACATATATGTGTTAGAAGGGTTCGTGAGGCAGTTTCTtcttactttaaaatattactctttaattcttttcttaaatttaaatgttatttctTTCCACATTAATCTGGAAGTTAAGGATCTTAATTTAATCAGTGGTTGTTCCACCTCCTGGTAAGTAATATAGCTCTGCATGTTAAGTTTTTGAAAGAGTAAGGTCGTTAAGAGTTACATGAACAGTAAGTTATGAATATAAGGCCTTGCATGGGGGGTTATTTATGATTAGGATGTTAGCAGATTGTATATAAATGGGTTTTAATAGTGAATTTATGTTCTTCAAACAGTTGTGACTTTTGGTTTGAGATGGATGTTCGAATCTGGACCATTGAGCTACAGTTTAACTGAGTACCAAGTGAGTTTTTACTCTGGCTCTTGTATGTGAACTATTCAAAtagatgtatatataaaaaataatgatatctTAGATAACTGGTAAGTGTATGAAGTATAATAAAGTTGCTATATGTGAAAGAATGATATATATGAATAGAAATTTGAACGGTAAGTATGTAGGTAAAACTTGATATAGGAAAGTATAAATTTATCAGGTATGTGAGCAACTCTAAGTAAGAGAATGATGAGTAAAATGTCCCTTTATGATGTGTTTGATAGGACAGTCATATTGATAATTGGACTGGCAGATCATGATATAGAAATAAGTATATGACCATGTGGCTAAGACCCATGGCATAGTATGAGATGAAAACACTCACGGTAATGCCTCTAGTATGATGAAGGCTGGATTGGCAGATCACGTCATGAAAATATGTAAGTCCATGTGACTGAGACCCATAGCATGATATGATGATATGAATGATCATGGTGATGCCTTTGGTAATATGTAAACTGGATTAGAAGATCACaacatgaaaatatgtataagtCCATGAGGGAGAAACCTGACACATTCTGTGAAAGTCTATCGGGATA includes the following:
- the LOC105788333 gene encoding nuclear speckle RNA-binding protein B, with protein sequence MDSSDFPTSRSPRKELQGPRPAPLKVRKDSYKIKKPPLAPQPLLQQQQQQQPIQIRPPVIIYTVSPKVIHTNPSDFMNLVQRLTGSTSSSSSGSSTLPPSTSDHPIFSDTTSGAISPAARFATIEKTKPPAEVKRQQIYEENYGFVQGIEMNPGVERISLFPGILSPGPTSLPRISPNFFSPPSDPNSTGFFHDLSPVLHGNRNFIEGSFMPSPSSFNISPFSIPSPTTPSIDLFNNFFDL